A part of Thermococcus sp. SY098 genomic DNA contains:
- a CDS encoding ArsR/SmtB family transcription factor, translating into MNAEELAKMLDGLGHPLRLKIVALLARENRAMYLNEIANGLGINRALAKVHLKKLEAAGIVKSKVVLDEERGKALRFYELVPFNIHLSPDVLKEVIE; encoded by the coding sequence ATGAATGCTGAAGAACTCGCCAAAATGCTTGATGGACTCGGGCATCCGCTCAGACTCAAGATAGTTGCACTGCTTGCAAGGGAAAACAGGGCAATGTACTTAAATGAGATAGCAAACGGTCTTGGAATAAACAGGGCATTGGCTAAAGTTCACCTCAAAAAGCTTGAAGCTGCAGGAATTGTCAAGAGTAAAGTGGTGCTTGATGAGGAGAGAGGAAAAGCCCTGAGATTTTATGAGCTTGTGCCGTTTAATATTCATCTTTCACCTGATGTCTTGAAGGAGGTGATAGAATGA
- a CDS encoding class I SAM-dependent methyltransferase, translated as MEFLKLYYDEALKVFYEAGGSEEELYWLVSSMLVRYPAYRDELKVRRKLTDWIVQEVKGKILDVGCGLGILTFRIALKEEVEKVMGIDKSQELVDFCNRLRDRITRKAEFLYGDFLEVKLGEEFDFIVFLYTLHDYEPKPFLEKALEILSQDGKIIIGDFDIDGLREKIRTFAQKNELKIAKDITVGKTKTHGEFYEAFLMVIEGG; from the coding sequence GTGGAATTCCTCAAACTCTACTACGATGAAGCCCTCAAAGTTTTTTATGAAGCTGGCGGGAGTGAAGAGGAGCTTTACTGGCTCGTCAGCAGTATGTTAGTTAGATATCCAGCATACAGAGATGAGCTTAAGGTTAGGAGAAAATTGACGGATTGGATAGTCCAAGAGGTTAAAGGGAAAATTCTTGACGTCGGTTGTGGTCTTGGGATTTTGACGTTCAGGATAGCACTTAAAGAGGAAGTTGAAAAAGTTATGGGTATTGATAAGAGTCAGGAATTAGTAGATTTCTGCAACCGTTTGAGAGACAGAATCACCAGGAAAGCTGAGTTTTTATATGGCGATTTCTTAGAGGTTAAGCTCGGAGAAGAATTTGACTTCATTGTTTTTCTCTACACGCTTCACGACTATGAGCCAAAGCCTTTTCTGGAGAAAGCGCTTGAAATATTGAGTCAAGATGGAAAGATTATTATCGGCGATTTTGACATAGATGGACTTAGAGAAAAAATCAGAACATTTGCACAAAAGAATGAACTGAAAATCGCTAAGGATATCACCGTTGGAAAGACAAAGACGCATGGAGAGTTTTATGAAGCATTTTTAATGGTCATTGAAGGTGGTTGA
- a CDS encoding GNAT family N-acetyltransferase: MIIRRARIKDEDILKEIHSGEPPWENFETYLKAIRNSGGDIFLYENKGEIELLPFNGKAHIHVLWVQEGYRGKGIGSKLLAFAEEWAKKRGLKGLSVIPEDKNAMRFYEKNGFEFKDWQVKGIKDVEGCDVKVESHYDNPPKFPNISAVYTSGLFLWNLHKKAPRVRFGDFTILLIDEGNCVNAVIYGKILNRRIVKVAECLAGKIRKRMFLQVWMKDWKILEEEGFKRIGKVEWMEKIFT; encoded by the coding sequence TTGATAATAAGAAGAGCAAGAATTAAAGATGAGGATATTTTGAAAGAAATACACTCTGGAGAACCTCCATGGGAAAACTTTGAAACTTACCTAAAAGCTATTAGAAACTCTGGTGGAGACATATTTCTTTACGAAAATAAAGGGGAAATTGAGCTTTTACCATTCAATGGGAAAGCTCACATCCATGTTCTCTGGGTTCAAGAGGGATATAGAGGCAAAGGTATCGGTTCAAAGCTTTTAGCATTCGCCGAGGAATGGGCAAAGAAACGAGGTCTGAAAGGACTAAGCGTCATTCCAGAAGACAAGAATGCCATGAGATTTTATGAGAAAAATGGATTTGAATTTAAAGACTGGCAAGTGAAGGGTATAAAGGATGTTGAAGGATGCGATGTAAAAGTAGAGTCCCATTATGACAATCCTCCAAAGTTTCCGAACATTTCAGCCGTTTATACTTCCGGTCTTTTCCTTTGGAACCTCCACAAAAAAGCTCCCCGAGTTAGATTTGGGGACTTTACAATACTTCTTATTGATGAAGGAAACTGTGTAAATGCTGTTATCTATGGGAAGATACTCAACAGAAGAATTGTGAAAGTTGCTGAGTGTCTTGCTGGAAAAATCAGGAAAAGAATGTTCCTTCAGGTTTGGATGAAAGATTGGAAGATTTTAGAGGAAGAAGGGTTTAAGAGAATCGGTAAAGTTGAGTGGATGGAGAAGATTTTCACTTAA
- a CDS encoding ATP-binding protein has translation MVHPDDYITEHLLNLPTLLKPYNKPEKRELYDWLVSKINSYLKYGKADTILLLGIRGVGKTTLLAQLYFDAISKTNPNQVLYLPLDRLQAFGLSLLDVVEAYKRMIKPEKAVMLLDEAQYEERWDLKLKLLHDEKKFLIVVTGSSAMRLRESPDLARRALHRELFPMTFREYYRLKTGESLPELMWKILNLEETELPPLRKEIAEYVRVGSMPLSLEMEEWEVYERLITMLDRVVYRDLREVHEFDAETLDKVFNLLYLVANPKAERFSYERLSRTLGLAKGTVIKLVDALEKAGIVQKIPIHGSLSKNIRKNPKIKFLAVPIKSALLYKAGISINKEEVFASLLEDVVAFYLYLIAKAKRGRLSYEPSKGSADFVLELGSEKIVIEVGLGKEKKGQVERTMERVGAEKGIVIGKRYQIDERVAFYPWQVFVVGL, from the coding sequence ATGGTTCATCCAGATGACTATATTACAGAACATCTGCTTAATCTTCCAACCCTTCTCAAGCCATACAACAAACCAGAAAAGCGAGAGCTCTATGACTGGCTTGTCTCTAAGATTAATTCATATCTGAAATACGGGAAAGCTGATACAATCTTACTTCTTGGCATAAGAGGAGTTGGAAAGACAACGCTTTTAGCACAGCTCTACTTTGATGCAATTTCAAAAACGAATCCAAATCAAGTGCTCTATCTACCTCTTGATAGGCTCCAAGCTTTTGGGCTAAGCCTCCTGGATGTAGTAGAAGCTTATAAAAGGATGATAAAGCCAGAAAAAGCTGTGATGCTCCTCGATGAAGCTCAGTATGAGGAAAGATGGGACTTGAAGCTCAAACTACTCCACGATGAGAAGAAATTTCTTATTGTTGTAACGGGTTCCTCGGCGATGAGGCTCAGAGAAAGTCCCGATTTGGCAAGAAGAGCTCTTCATAGAGAGCTTTTCCCAATGACTTTCAGAGAATACTATCGCCTCAAAACTGGTGAGTCCCTTCCAGAACTCATGTGGAAGATCCTTAATTTGGAAGAAACTGAGCTCCCACCTCTCAGGAAAGAGATTGCCGAGTACGTAAGAGTTGGTTCCATGCCGCTTTCGCTTGAGATGGAAGAATGGGAAGTTTATGAGAGGCTCATCACGATGCTTGATAGAGTTGTTTACCGTGACCTTAGAGAAGTCCATGAATTCGACGCTGAAACGCTTGACAAAGTCTTCAACCTGCTTTACTTAGTAGCAAATCCAAAGGCGGAAAGATTCAGCTACGAGAGACTTTCCAGAACACTTGGCTTAGCTAAAGGAACTGTTATAAAGCTTGTAGATGCTCTTGAGAAAGCTGGAATTGTTCAAAAAATTCCAATTCATGGCTCGCTTTCTAAGAACATCAGAAAAAATCCGAAGATAAAGTTTCTTGCAGTTCCGATAAAATCTGCCCTTCTTTACAAAGCTGGCATAAGCATCAACAAAGAAGAAGTCTTCGCATCTCTTCTTGAAGATGTCGTGGCATTCTACCTTTATTTGATTGCAAAGGCAAAAAGGGGAAGACTGAGCTACGAGCCAAGTAAAGGAAGTGCTGATTTTGTGCTTGAGCTTGGTAGTGAAAAAATTGTTATTGAAGTTGGACTTGGAAAAGAAAAGAAAGGTCAAGTTGAGAGGACAATGGAAAGAGTTGGAGCAGAGAAAGGCATTGTAATCGGGAAAAGGTATCAGATTGATGAGAGAGTTGCCTTTTATCCATGGCAGGTGTTTGTGGTAGGGTTGTAG
- a CDS encoding GNAT family N-acetyltransferase yields the protein MKPLIREVKPEDKPFIEEIAKLTWEGEDYLARVFETWLKDGNFYVLELEGKVIGTAKLTILPNKVGWLEGLRVHPSYQKRGFGRVLHNFMLQKGKALAEKGVIDALEFSTYFLNKESIAMAKKDGFKIVGRFYYIQRALGEGEHPKPSKIHSLEELDYKDYIPYGWKFLHRCEESLKWLNKKAEIREYEGLKFFYVPIYENEPTFTPFKLSTESIKTLLPAMSFEAKKIGYDSIDIMLPEDRDDLIEPLKELGFKNWTDFREPDVLVFRMEL from the coding sequence ATGAAGCCTCTTATCAGGGAAGTTAAACCCGAAGATAAGCCATTCATCGAGGAAATTGCAAAGTTAACCTGGGAAGGTGAAGATTATCTTGCTCGAGTTTTTGAGACCTGGCTAAAAGACGGAAACTTCTATGTTCTCGAGCTGGAAGGAAAAGTTATCGGAACGGCAAAGCTCACTATCCTACCCAACAAAGTCGGCTGGCTTGAAGGTCTTAGGGTTCATCCCAGCTATCAAAAGCGTGGCTTTGGAAGAGTTTTGCACAACTTTATGCTACAAAAAGGGAAGGCACTCGCAGAGAAAGGTGTTATAGATGCACTGGAGTTTTCAACATACTTCCTCAACAAAGAGAGTATTGCAATGGCGAAGAAGGATGGTTTTAAGATTGTGGGGCGGTTTTATTACATTCAGAGAGCACTTGGGGAGGGAGAACACCCAAAACCTTCAAAAATTCACTCTTTAGAAGAGCTCGACTATAAAGATTACATCCCCTACGGCTGGAAGTTCCTGCACAGATGTGAGGAAAGTCTGAAGTGGCTGAACAAAAAGGCAGAAATTAGGGAATACGAAGGGCTTAAGTTTTTCTATGTTCCAATATACGAAAATGAACCGACATTCACACCTTTCAAGCTTTCAACTGAGAGCATAAAAACGCTTTTGCCCGCAATGAGCTTTGAAGCCAAGAAAATCGGTTATGACAGCATTGATATAATGCTCCCCGAGGATAGAGATGATTTAATCGAGCCCCTAAAGGAGCTCGGTTTTAAGAACTGGACTGACTTTAGGGAGCCTGACGTTTTAGTGTTTAGGATGGAGCTTTAG
- a CDS encoding class I SAM-dependent methyltransferase, whose protein sequence is MTFNIEEVFDVDDYMYFYSEKLTEERTQKEVEFLVKALELEEPKRILDLACGFGRHAIKLAELGHEVVGVDIMDGFLEIARKTAEERGVSVKFMKGDMRELDFKNEFDNVLLLFTSFGYFSDKENFKVLKNVYAALKPSGLFVLDVPNRDFFVKNMQRYYVLEKGKDMMIDITDFDVFSGRANTKRILIRDTKRREFSFSVRIYTFTELKELLKRAGFEIEKVYGGFDGRELSLNAPRIIVVARKV, encoded by the coding sequence ATGACATTTAATATTGAGGAAGTCTTTGACGTTGACGATTACATGTACTTCTACTCTGAAAAGCTGACTGAGGAGAGAACACAAAAGGAAGTCGAGTTTCTGGTAAAAGCTCTTGAATTGGAGGAGCCAAAGAGGATTTTAGATTTGGCCTGCGGCTTTGGGAGGCATGCAATAAAGCTGGCAGAGCTGGGACATGAAGTAGTTGGCGTTGACATAATGGACGGCTTTCTCGAGATTGCGCGAAAAACTGCGGAAGAGAGGGGAGTGAGCGTTAAGTTCATGAAAGGGGATATGCGAGAGCTCGACTTCAAGAATGAGTTTGATAATGTACTCTTGCTTTTCACCAGCTTCGGCTACTTTAGTGACAAGGAAAACTTTAAAGTGCTGAAGAATGTGTATGCTGCTCTAAAACCCAGCGGGCTCTTTGTTCTTGATGTTCCAAACAGGGACTTTTTTGTAAAGAACATGCAACGGTATTATGTGCTCGAGAAAGGAAAGGATATGATGATCGACATAACGGACTTTGATGTTTTTTCCGGCAGAGCAAACACGAAAAGAATACTCATTAGAGACACCAAGAGGAGAGAATTTTCTTTTTCAGTGAGGATCTACACGTTCACGGAACTAAAAGAACTCCTAAAAAGAGCGGGTTTTGAGATAGAAAAGGTTTATGGAGGCTTTGATGGAAGGGAACTCTCACTAAACGCCCCAAGGATAATAGTGGTTGCAAGGAAAGTTTAG
- a CDS encoding DUF257 family protein codes for MDNGVENLIRLWESLAPGESILAEYDSLVLPYKGFHYLISWAEKRGHSIMIIDVLDTLYLYKTQLKLAGVDTGIIDNASVVKIGGRLNVGNVLKRLPANDIPKLLKDFEGFYSEYLRKVQNQSGIVIVLGLSKLLLLAESKFEGLMVIDLLIKYTGAINRIAFYFVNVDVLENSSRYLIPLLEELATTVIRVERARKEEDIEPYVYVTVAKAINAELEGFKIKL; via the coding sequence GTGGATAATGGCGTGGAAAACCTTATCAGGCTTTGGGAGTCCCTTGCCCCAGGAGAGAGCATTTTGGCTGAATATGATTCTCTGGTGCTTCCTTACAAAGGATTTCACTATCTAATCAGCTGGGCTGAGAAAAGAGGACACTCAATAATGATTATTGATGTCCTTGATACGTTATATCTCTACAAAACCCAGCTCAAGCTTGCCGGAGTTGACACCGGCATCATTGACAACGCATCAGTGGTTAAAATTGGGGGCAGGCTCAACGTTGGAAACGTGTTGAAAAGGCTTCCAGCAAATGATATCCCCAAACTCCTCAAAGATTTTGAGGGATTTTACAGTGAATACCTCCGGAAAGTTCAAAATCAATCTGGTATAGTTATAGTATTGGGGCTCTCAAAACTTCTGCTTCTTGCAGAATCCAAGTTTGAGGGGCTCATGGTAATTGATCTCTTAATCAAATACACGGGAGCCATAAATAGAATAGCGTTTTATTTTGTAAATGTTGATGTGCTGGAGAACAGCTCCCGCTATTTAATTCCGCTTTTAGAGGAACTTGCAACCACCGTGATAAGGGTGGAAAGAGCAAGAAAAGAGGAGGATATAGAACCTTATGTCTATGTTACCGTTGCAAAGGCTATTAATGCGGAGCTTGAAGGGTTTAAGATTAAGCTTTAA
- a CDS encoding GNAT family N-acetyltransferase: MLELVTALAFWLFVLIPSFIIAGEVSKKKDDPFIIGVVTQASFFLLSVAVISLIGNLSEYGFRFNLMYVPKAFFAGLGLSAITAPIAYKLVQNYRPDFLPDTTFKIAILMLVLAPLGEETLYRGLIEGYLLCHTSFWVAIVFAAIIFGLVHILAFRDAPKGFRIFIVLDAFLMGLVAGYFRAISGSLIPAYALHSAANLVGMTGWLWLEKKLRVLDMIIKSLQIDDERKTCLEIARNLPEWFNEAGLRAIEEDLKSEITFITLDKEVLGFITIKPLNEKALEILWMAVRREHRGKGIGSKLLNFIEEWAKEHGFEVLVVKTSGDLSYKPYDATRRFYEKTGFVSVALIDPYPEWGEPALIYVKCLK, encoded by the coding sequence ATGCTTGAGCTGGTTACAGCTCTCGCCTTTTGGCTTTTTGTTTTAATACCAAGCTTCATAATAGCTGGGGAAGTCTCAAAGAAAAAAGATGATCCGTTTATAATTGGGGTGGTAACACAGGCGAGCTTTTTCCTGCTATCAGTAGCTGTGATTTCCCTCATTGGAAACTTGAGTGAATACGGTTTCAGATTCAACTTGATGTACGTTCCAAAAGCCTTCTTTGCTGGACTAGGCTTATCTGCAATCACAGCTCCAATAGCCTACAAGCTGGTTCAAAACTACAGACCAGACTTTTTACCAGACACTACGTTTAAGATTGCCATTTTAATGCTCGTCCTCGCACCTCTCGGCGAAGAGACACTTTACAGAGGCCTCATTGAAGGTTATCTCCTTTGCCATACGAGTTTCTGGGTTGCGATAGTTTTCGCAGCGATTATCTTTGGTCTCGTTCACATACTGGCTTTTCGTGATGCTCCCAAAGGATTCAGGATTTTCATTGTGCTGGATGCATTCTTAATGGGTCTTGTTGCTGGTTACTTCAGAGCCATCAGTGGTTCTTTGATTCCAGCCTATGCCCTTCACTCAGCGGCTAATTTGGTTGGAATGACTGGCTGGCTGTGGCTGGAAAAAAAACTAAGGGTGTTGGATATGATCATCAAATCTCTACAGATCGATGACGAAAGAAAGACATGTCTTGAAATAGCCCGCAATTTGCCAGAGTGGTTCAATGAAGCTGGACTCAGGGCTATTGAAGAGGATTTAAAAAGTGAGATCACATTCATAACCCTCGACAAAGAAGTCCTTGGTTTCATAACTATCAAGCCTCTTAATGAAAAAGCCCTTGAAATCCTCTGGATGGCGGTAAGAAGAGAACACAGAGGGAAAGGTATTGGTTCTAAGCTATTGAACTTCATCGAGGAGTGGGCAAAGGAGCATGGATTTGAAGTCCTCGTCGTCAAGACATCCGGCGATCTCTCATACAAACCCTACGATGCAACGAGGAGGTTCTACGAAAAGACCGGCTTCGTGAGTGTCGCGCTCATTGATCCCTATCCCGAGTGGGGCGAGCCTGCGCTAATATATGTGAAGTGTTTAAAATAA
- a CDS encoding MFS transporter, which produces MKSKLYTLLLLTTVLRITGDAIESIALPWHLLNQTSSLLSVAGYSLASMLPWVIAPPLMGRFLDKTEKKVRLAFLALFLQSFFALTIIKFASNIWAFYLLISLISALDILHRYFGFTLIASMTFEESELQKLNAKVQTVGEVTSLLAFPVVGYLAYLFGIKLMLLDVLFLLIGALLLIPYINVAVRREETIGERSGSAQPKTSHRVVFAGIALILLFNFAIAPARIFVFNTLRNLSKKEAIYGLLKSVGSLGSLAGAAGIALFAHKRKIGISKPLFIGMLLESVAVLLLGLPSLVLLFAGILLLNFGGGILNVSFDSLFQRIIPLEKLGTYRGAFDALATLIIPLSQLSFAWLIEHGVDVSMLAAGVCGLGVLNAVGFFILIYSEQRIDRCT; this is translated from the coding sequence ATGAAATCTAAACTCTACACCCTTTTACTTCTCACAACTGTGCTCAGAATCACTGGAGATGCAATTGAAAGCATAGCCCTACCTTGGCATCTCCTTAACCAAACGAGTTCCCTCCTCAGCGTGGCGGGCTATTCTTTAGCCTCCATGCTCCCCTGGGTTATAGCACCACCTTTAATGGGTCGCTTTCTTGATAAGACTGAGAAAAAAGTTAGGCTCGCTTTTCTCGCATTGTTCCTTCAGTCTTTCTTTGCTCTAACAATAATAAAGTTCGCCTCAAACATTTGGGCATTTTACCTCTTAATTTCACTAATCTCGGCTCTTGATATTCTTCATAGATACTTCGGCTTTACGCTTATAGCTTCCATGACTTTTGAGGAGTCTGAGCTTCAAAAGCTCAACGCAAAAGTACAAACTGTCGGGGAGGTAACTTCTCTTCTTGCGTTTCCTGTTGTGGGTTATCTTGCTTACCTCTTTGGGATTAAGCTTATGCTTCTGGATGTGCTCTTCCTTTTAATTGGGGCTCTGCTTCTCATTCCATACATCAACGTTGCAGTGAGACGAGAAGAGACAATTGGAGAGAGAAGTGGATCAGCCCAGCCCAAAACTTCTCATAGAGTTGTTTTTGCAGGAATCGCATTAATCCTGCTCTTCAACTTTGCAATAGCCCCAGCAAGGATTTTTGTCTTTAACACTCTCAGAAATTTGAGTAAAAAGGAAGCCATTTATGGTCTGCTGAAGTCTGTTGGGAGTTTAGGAAGCTTGGCTGGTGCTGCTGGAATAGCTCTTTTTGCTCACAAGCGTAAAATTGGGATCTCAAAACCTCTCTTCATAGGGATGCTCCTTGAAAGTGTTGCAGTCTTGCTTTTAGGCTTACCTTCGTTAGTTTTGCTCTTTGCTGGAATTTTGCTTTTGAACTTTGGAGGAGGGATTCTAAACGTCTCCTTTGACAGTCTGTTTCAGAGGATAATCCCGCTTGAAAAGCTCGGCACTTACAGAGGAGCTTTTGATGCATTGGCTACCCTTATAATTCCCTTATCACAGCTGAGTTTTGCATGGTTGATTGAGCATGGCGTTGATGTTTCAATGCTGGCTGCAGGAGTGTGTGGATTGGGTGTTTTGAATGCAGTAGGCTTTTTCATCTTAATATATAGTGAGCAGAGAATTGATAGATGCACTTAA
- a CDS encoding MFS transporter: MRWSEIPRDAKAYMIYHTIIAPQLIVWYLLPLYMMYSGYSVLEVGAFFTAVNIVSIPLTYLIGRFFNEYPLKTGLILIDALDGVAYVLYGFAKGPIAPLMLFLGYTIEEISALFYPLYQAYEQIIYPEDKYEEIFAWHLRLPEISQLIGFLILGYLFGYVWNTVEHYRKAFFAFGLFSVLTIAYLWKFLPSVSKEERISPEKFTFKIDKEFKFLLLIEALFTLAWSLAPEIVLLNYVIFKLHKTIFEVMLIEGAISVATIIATYVSERIPKDKGFRAIGSGMFLLSIYALIMSLSPSFWFVLAAYFIGRFGDTLAFPFYRSWMFKLIPKEKASEFHAAISSYRRLIGLFTPFVAGALASIHATLPYAASFLLFLLIGVLFIKAARKP, from the coding sequence ATGCGCTGGAGCGAAATTCCCAGGGATGCTAAAGCCTACATGATTTACCATACAATCATAGCTCCACAACTTATAGTCTGGTATCTGCTTCCGCTTTACATGATGTACTCAGGTTATTCGGTCTTAGAGGTTGGAGCGTTTTTCACTGCTGTTAATATTGTCTCAATTCCTTTGACCTATCTAATTGGTCGCTTCTTCAACGAGTATCCTCTTAAAACTGGTTTAATTCTGATAGATGCCCTCGATGGTGTCGCTTACGTCCTCTACGGCTTTGCCAAAGGGCCAATTGCTCCTCTTATGCTCTTTTTGGGCTACACCATTGAAGAAATCTCAGCTCTCTTTTACCCCCTTTACCAAGCCTATGAGCAGATAATCTATCCGGAGGACAAATACGAGGAAATCTTCGCGTGGCATCTTCGCTTACCGGAAATCAGCCAACTAATTGGTTTTCTTATCCTCGGCTATCTCTTCGGCTATGTTTGGAACACAGTGGAACACTACAGAAAAGCCTTCTTTGCCTTTGGTCTTTTCTCCGTCCTCACTATCGCTTATCTTTGGAAATTCCTTCCTTCTGTTAGCAAGGAGGAGAGGATAAGTCCAGAGAAGTTTACTTTCAAAATAGACAAAGAATTCAAATTTTTGCTTTTAATTGAAGCTTTGTTTACATTAGCATGGTCTTTGGCTCCAGAAATTGTCCTCCTCAACTATGTCATATTTAAGCTTCACAAAACAATTTTTGAAGTAATGCTCATTGAAGGAGCAATTTCGGTAGCAACTATCATAGCAACATACGTAAGCGAAAGGATTCCAAAAGATAAAGGCTTTAGGGCTATCGGAAGTGGGATGTTTCTCCTTTCCATCTATGCCTTGATTATGTCACTTTCACCTTCATTTTGGTTTGTGTTGGCTGCTTATTTTATAGGACGCTTTGGAGACACATTGGCTTTTCCATTTTACCGCTCTTGGATGTTTAAGCTCATTCCAAAAGAAAAGGCAAGCGAGTTTCATGCAGCAATATCGAGCTACCGCAGGCTTATAGGTCTCTTTACACCTTTTGTGGCTGGAGCTTTGGCAAGCATCCACGCTACATTACCCTATGCGGCGAGCTTCCTTTTGTTCTTGCTGATAGGAGTATTATTTATCAAAGCTGCTCGTAAGCCTTAA
- a CDS encoding class I SAM-dependent methyltransferase, producing MFRNLGCTFEPTYKEKLWMYDPRTEVGKKRMEKQKELLERFLPIKSGKALDIGCGMGISTFALEELGFEVVGIDVQEELVEKAKAIAKELRYKAEFRIMDAKKLDFPDESFDLVALLGNSLPHLSVYDFDKIVQEAFRVLKPNGILFVDYADWVKLLHEGYKHVLVEEPFIQFHVSLNTVKGQVERLFINLEKGYFFRVKINIWSPWIVEFILRKVGFEVETHYLGTFSVVTVGAKP from the coding sequence ATGTTCAGAAACCTCGGCTGCACATTTGAGCCAACCTATAAGGAAAAGCTCTGGATGTATGATCCAAGAACTGAAGTTGGAAAAAAGAGAATGGAAAAGCAGAAAGAACTGCTTGAAAGGTTTCTCCCAATAAAAAGCGGCAAAGCTTTGGACATCGGCTGTGGCATGGGAATCTCGACCTTTGCTCTCGAAGAGCTGGGATTTGAGGTTGTTGGAATCGATGTCCAAGAAGAACTCGTGGAAAAGGCAAAAGCAATCGCAAAGGAGCTCAGATATAAAGCAGAGTTCCGGATTATGGACGCCAAGAAGCTCGATTTTCCTGATGAAAGCTTTGACCTGGTTGCGCTTTTGGGAAATTCTCTACCCCACCTGAGTGTTTATGATTTCGATAAGATTGTCCAAGAGGCTTTCAGGGTGCTAAAGCCAAATGGCATCTTATTTGTTGACTATGCGGACTGGGTTAAGCTTTTGCATGAGGGCTATAAGCACGTGCTCGTTGAGGAGCCGTTTATCCAGTTCCACGTTTCCCTCAACACCGTGAAAGGACAGGTAGAGCGGCTTTTCATTAACCTTGAGAAGGGCTACTTCTTCAGGGTGAAAATTAACATCTGGTCACCGTGGATTGTGGAGTTCATCCTTAGAAAAGTCGGTTTTGAAGTGGAAACGCACTATCTGGGGACTTTTAGTGTTGTAACTGTGGGGGCCAAACCATGA
- a CDS encoding ABC transporter ATP-binding protein, whose translation MPIVEIRNVSKRFGDVVALRNIDLEIEQGEFVVIAGENGSGKSTLLKIMTGLLIPDNGEVTVLGFDVVEEWKELAKHIGVALANERSLYWKLTGMENLEIFGGIYGVKDAKKKASALLERLNLIDVKDMLVENYSTGMRRKLLLAKSLIHSPKILFLDEILNGLDPKSMIEIVSFLEELNRDGITIVLVSHILHNLPSNSRLIVMKDGKIILDDALRNFKNMKTVKVKAVIGGEKIEKTVDESELTKVIKELTEVGAENIMIERDDLYAILRRIL comes from the coding sequence TTGCCGATTGTCGAGATCAGAAATGTCTCAAAGCGCTTTGGAGATGTTGTGGCACTTAGAAATATTGATCTTGAAATTGAACAGGGTGAATTTGTGGTGATAGCAGGAGAAAATGGAAGTGGGAAATCAACACTGCTTAAAATTATGACTGGGCTCTTAATCCCAGACAATGGTGAAGTCACTGTTCTGGGATTTGATGTTGTTGAGGAATGGAAAGAACTAGCTAAACACATTGGTGTAGCTTTGGCTAATGAGAGGAGCTTATACTGGAAGCTCACAGGTATGGAGAATCTTGAAATATTTGGTGGTATTTATGGGGTTAAAGATGCAAAAAAGAAAGCTTCGGCACTTTTAGAGCGATTGAACTTAATTGATGTCAAAGACATGCTGGTTGAAAACTATTCAACTGGTATGAGGAGAAAGCTTCTACTTGCAAAATCTCTTATTCATTCTCCAAAAATCCTTTTTCTTGATGAAATTCTGAACGGACTTGATCCAAAGTCAATGATTGAAATAGTAAGCTTCCTTGAAGAGCTAAACAGGGATGGAATAACAATTGTTCTCGTGAGCCACATACTCCATAACCTGCCTTCAAATTCAAGGTTAATAGTTATGAAAGATGGCAAGATAATTCTTGATGATGCCCTTAGAAACTTCAAAAACATGAAAACTGTTAAAGTAAAAGCTGTTATTGGAGGAGAAAAAATTGAAAAGACGGTTGACGAAAGTGAGCTGACTAAGGTTATTAAGGAGCTTACGGAAGTTGGAGCAGAAAATATCATGATTGAACGTGATGATCTGTATGCGATTTTGAGGAGGATTCTCTAA